The DNA segment CAGCATGCAGCAGGTGGATTGCATTCTAAGCTTGACAAATATATAAGCTAAATATTTTGAAGTACTGTTGGTTTCTTAATTTAGCCTTATGATATTGGAATAATAACGATTGAAGTATCTCCCTGTGTGATATTGGGCCTGAATTTCAAATGTTGGTCCCTTTTAGTTGATTTCTTAAAACTTGACAAAACTAAGTAGGTTTATGGTTatcttttttgtcaattttgaATAGCACCTAACCATACTTAACCAAGGTAGATGTTATGGAAAACCTCAAGAAGTGTTGCTTCTATTCTAAAgcaagttaaaatattttaagttttttttcttgtagtttcCTGGGCATTCTTTTTGGTTCAAATTGTCTGGCTTATtagatttcttttgtttttttttttttttttttaataaaagagtgTTGAATTTTTGCATATTGATAAATATTACTAATAAATAGATCTGCTTTGTGTTTTGACCAAGTTTActggttttatttttgtcttgtaTCTGTTTTAACTCTCCTTCCATTGGTTACTAACACAGACTGGGAGTCTGATTGACAACTTTTGAGCCAACCAACAAGTCTGTATTTAGATGTTGGTGTTGTATTTTAGTTCCTACTTTCTTGTGAATATGTTTTACGCAAAACTGCTTCCCTTTTGCTACTGTTacaaacttatttaatatttgaggCTTTGTTTTCTAGATCCTAAACTTAATTCCTAAGGAGTCTGATGGTGAGCTATTTGAAGACGCTCTTGCGCGGGTGTGTCGTTGTGTTGGGGGCGGAAACACAGATGGTGATGCTGATAGTGACAGTGATTTGGAAGTGGTTTCAGATACTTTCAGTGTCAACCTTCGTTGTCCTGTATGGTTTTCATTAATAGATGGGTTATTTGGCAACTCATGAAGTCCTACTAACagtttttctatattttggCGAAATTTTAGATGAGTGGTTCAAGAATGAAGATTGCTGGAAGATTCAAACCTTGTATTCACATGGGTTGCTTTGACCTTGAAGTTCTTGTGGAAATAAATCAACGATCAAGGAAGGCAAGAGTCCAAATGTTGCATGATTTGTCTACTCCcctctgattttttatttgctgATGAACTGAATTGTTTCTACAGTGGCAATGTCCTATATGTCTCAAAAACTATGCTTTGGAGAATATCATCATTGATCCTTATTTCAATCGCATCACTTCTATggtagttatttaaaaaattaataatagtttCTAATGGTCATAATTTTCTATTTGACAAAATATGTAGccattatttaatttgatttggtgGCACAGATGGTAAATTGTGGCGAAGAAACTACAGAGGTTGAGGTGAAGCCTGATGGTTCTTGGCGTGTGAAGACAAAGGGTGAAAGTGAACGCCAGGAATTAGGGAGTCTAGCACAGTGGCATCTTCCTGATGGATCCCCATGCGTTTCAGCTGATGGAGATTTCAAGAGAGTGGATACATTGGCACTGAAGCAGGTCAAACAGGAAGGGGTTTTTGACACTCCAACTGGTTTAAAACTTGGCATCAGGAAAAATCGCAATGGAGATTGGGAAGTCAGTAAACCTCAGGGCACAAACACATCTTCTGGTAATAAATTGAAAGCGATTTTTGGAAATCCCGAACAGGTTGTTATTCCAATGAGCAGCAGTGCTACTGGAAGTGGCCGGGATGGTGATGATCCTAGTGTAAATCAGGGTGGTGGTGGGCATATTGACTATTCCACTGCAAATGGCGTTGAAATGGATTCTCTGTGTCTCAATAATGTTGATTTAGCATATGACTATACTGGACATGGCACTTCTGCTCAGGTGGCTGGTGCAGAAGTTATTGTTCTTAGTGATTCTGAAGAAGATAATGATCTCTTGGTATCTCCTCCAATTGCGTATAGGAACAACCCAAATAATGCTACAGATGGTTATTCTGTACAACCTCCTGTAATGGTTGATTCGTATGCTGAAGAACATAATCTTGGTGGAAATTCATGCTTAGGACTCTTTCCCAATGATGATGATTTTGGGATGTCTTCCCTGTGGTCTATGCCTTCTGGAAGGCAGGCTGGTCCTGGATTTCAACTATTTGGATCTGATGCAGATGTATCAGATGCATTGGTCCATCTGCAACATGGTCCTGTGAATTGCTCTTCATCACTAAATGGTTATGCACTAGCTCCTGATACTGCTTTGGGATCTGGTGGTATCTTGCAAGAGCCCTCTGCTGGTCGGTTGGATGCTGATTTGAATGGTGGTTTGGTGGACAATCCATTAGCATTTGGTGGTGATGATCCATCACTTCAGATTTTTCTCCCCACTAGACCAGCAGATTCATCCATGCAGAATGAATTGAGAGATCAGGCAAATGTGGCTAATGGTGTCTGCACGGAGGAGGATTGGATCTCCCTTAGTCTTGGAGGTGGTGCTGGTGGTAACAATGGTGATGCTTCTACTCAAAATGGATTGAATTCTAGACATCAAATCCCAACCAGAGAAGTTGGCACGAATACTTTGGATGATACTGGTTCGTTTCTCTGACCTTGCTGAATCAGAACATTCATTACTTTTTTTACTGAGTAGCTGGTGGTTGGAGCACTTTTTCAATGGcgataataatagaaaatattagtGAAGCAGAATTGGCCATATTCTTTTTTGATGCTTAATTGGCCATGCTGctttttaaattagtaaaagtaaaagaaataaatagttgttttttataaaataaaaagtgtccCTGTTCCTtgttatatatgtaataatatacCATCCAAGATATATTGGAGTGTAGATTGATGTGACATTTTATCATaacaaattatcaaataatttgataatataaattcaGTTAAGAAACACAACATTTAGCCTTGGGAATTTAAGGTCTGGGAATATTTATTCCACATCCTAGTAATACTTAAAAGAACAAAATGGTTGacggttttgaagtttaacagaTAGTAAGcctatatatttgaaatattatagtTTCTAGTTTTATTATGACTATTCAACTTCAGTCCATAAGGGCTTATCTCAGCAAAACCTTGGTCCCTGACATGAAAGTTTTTCGATTTTGTAAATAGATATATTACTTGCATATCTTAATTCAAAGATTTAGTCTAGCTGTGTTCATTAAATACATGTTATCACACCCTTCATTAGAAAGTATTTCTATCATCTTTCTGTGTTAAATTATTTGTTCTTGAACCgttagaaataaaatcaatagtTTGAGAATGGTTCACGAGTTTCTCTTGGGAGTATCACTGTCAATTATCCTCAACCCATATTATGAAGGATGTTTTTGGATTTCAAGCTGGATTAGACTGATTTTAAGGGATGACAATcgatctaatatatatatatatatatatatatatatatattatatcattagATATGTTTTGGTTCAAAATCTAAATCCAAATCAATCCAAATTTATTTggattgaattattttgttttagaatttgtaattatgaaaaatcagaaaaaaaaatgtgaaaatcaaatttttataagaataCATATAGTACACGTTTTCCCTAATTCATCTAAATTTTCTAGATTCTAAATATACAGGCAAATATATTGtcaacaatacaataaaaattcaaatctcCAATGGAACATTAAATTTGACTCAGAGTCAGTTCATAAATATagattatatacattttttttgggtataatatcattttaattgtatacataaaattctaaaatcatcCAAAATTTTGAGTGCATAATATTTTGTTTGCtcattttatagtttatagTAGATGTTTAATATTCTCAAAACATCTTTAGGCAAATAAAATAAGCATTTACATATATCTACATATTGTAGAAAATATATgcattcttaaaattttattggcTTTTCTTTTCTGGACACCTGCGTGCCCCTGCTATCTTTTTGTCTCAATCctagatgaaatatattaaGTCTTTTGAGTTGGCGGGTTTAATTCTTTCATGCGTGATTTTTAGTACATTTCTAAGCTTCATATCAAGTTTGTTTGAGGGGCTATGAAGGAAGGTTGGGAGCTGGGTATTCAGTTTCTTTGCATCGAGCACTGCTATACCTTCTGTTAAATGGTTAGAAACCTTCAAATGTTTAGTTGTGGATTTGTCAAGATACATTATTCGGCTGTGTTAATCTGCTGCTGCATCATATCCTTGTGacagaaaattgattttttagaaCTCTACTCCTAAAATTAGTCAAATGCTCATAATTTGCTTACTCAGATGAAAGTACAGATGGTTACTTTTATTACTAGGTAGTATTGAGGATGTTAACCTCTGAACAAAGTTGAGGAGGTTAGTGTTCCTCATATCTTTCATGCATTTGCATTTTCCTCATTTCTCCTCACTTTCCTCATTGTGTTCGGTTCCCCATTTTTGCTCCCTATCCGATTATTGCATTTTTACTTCTGAGATAGTAACTATTAATGCAGTTttgacaatttttatttttccgtTACTTTTCTTGATTGATTATTTCTCTCTATGCAGCTTCTTTACTCCTTGGGATGAATGATGTCAGAACTGACAGGCCAGGTAGGCAAAGGTCAGATAGTCCTTTCTCATTTCCTCGCCAAAGGCGTCGCTTGTACCTTTCTATTGATTCAGATTCAGAGTAAGGTCAGACCTTGTGTCTCAAAAACTTTAGGTACTCTTCTTAACACCAGATTTCGTATTTATTAACTGAAGAAAGTTGAGAGGCATTTTTGGTCCTCATGAAATGGCAGTTAATACATTTATGTGGTCTAAGGCATCTCTGGTGGAACAGAGCTACAAGTTACCCTCCCAAAAATGCTTGCACCCACCCCATCGACAAGGATGTTGGTCGTAATGATTCTTTGTGCTTGCTATCTAAATTGTCCTTTGGACATGTTGGTAGACCAAGCTGGAGCTATTATTCCCATCTATTTTCAAAGAGGGTGTGCTGGGGGTATACTGCTGGTTTTATTGTATAGTTGTTCATTCGAATATGGTAGTTTAAACTTTGAAATTTGGTGGGACATTATATCAGCATTTTTGTCTCTGCGGAGAGCAATAACCTGTAAATGATTTAGCCATATCAGATCCTAAAGTTAAATCAAAGATATTGTTTCTTAAATTGGTCATTTTTCTTGAATGTTATGGTTTTGATCATGCCTCATCACATCTTGACGttgatgtttatttatttattttataacatttaggCATCAGAGGTGCCTCCCTGCCTGACTACGCCTGAATACATGTTTTGTTTGCACGATATTGATTGGAGAAAGAAGGACCAGGACCCTCTCCTGCAACTTTCCTTTTTAGCCATCGGATGTAATCGCATTTAAGGTTtcttataatatctttatatctAATTAAGAACTTTTGTTGTGCACACGTCAAAAAGAGAGATgtaggaaaggaaaaaaaaaatcgatttctgtaaataaattataagaggGTTGGACGGATGAATTACTGTGGACTCTTTtcttaatacaattttttagtAGTATTTTTTTCATCCACAGGAAATTGGTCAAAGCAATTTCATTACTTGTAttaatattaatcaaatatatcaacgggaataattttataaaacatgtaGGGTTgttgtattattaaaatgagattaatattataacttatcCAATAATATTATAAGCATTAAAATGAATATGGCAGAATTGTATCCAAGGTTTATGGATTGAGACTTTTTTGGAAAGATAAAGGTAGATGTAACATGTTAGAGATTATTAAATTTAggatacatatttttttcttttaattttggacGAGGATGGTTAAGTCGATTATGTAGACTTTTATGATTAGGAGTAACAATACATTACACTTTGGAAGAGATTCAAAATGGTATGTATGTCTTTATATTCTTTTCTAATCTGTTTTATCGAAACACATTTGATTTATGATTAAAgattattgaacaatttaataattttgttaaaaggtttaacgaaattaaattaaaaggacatttaaaaacaaaaaggacaAAGTTTAGATTGAGAGAGTTAGATAAGAAAACATGACTTAGTCCTTTTGAGGAAGTTTTAGACTCATTTGCAAATGTTATGAAATGAAGtttttttctaaatcaaatAGATAAGTATAAAGAGGTATTACTAAAAATGTGATCAGAAGCACTTGAATTAATTACTTATGAATTTTGACtttccatggattgagaaatgcagACGGTTGATGTAATGAGGGATTGAGATGGTTGTGCCAAACTGTTAAACTTTAATCTTAGatactcttgatattcatcCTCGGTAAACTTAGAAGTGGAAGATTCCGTCTTTGAAATATTGGCAGTTTTAGAAAGGAAACCATGTAAGGAGTAACAATTCTCTTAAATGTAACTCATCCTTTTACTATATGTGCGTTGAGCTCAACCTCCTCGTCCTCCTCCTTTAATGCCACGTCCTCCTTTTCCTTATGTGGTAATTATGACATATGGTTCCACTAGTTCATACACTTTTTGAGTTCGAGGTATCAAGACACGTAAAAGGCAAGTGGTCAATGTTTTCATAGAGGAAACCTTTTGACTAgttagaatttgatttttgagaTGATCAAAATCGGGATGTAGGGCACGAAGGATCAACACCATGTAATATTTGTCTAGTTTCTTCTTGATATGCTCTAATGAGTCTGCTTCCAAAAATATCTTGAGTTCTTCGACAACAGATTGAGCTTCAATCATGAAGGATATTACATCATGGTCTGCCATTTTAAGAGATGCAAGCTTATTTGTCGTGTCATAAAGACATTGAATATCATTGACACGTAttctttgagttttttttttccaaaaggaGTGACATGTTTTGAAAGTTCTTAGAGATATGAAGTTTGGGTTCCACTGATTGTCGTAACAAAGCACACAACTGAGAATTTGCTTGTTTCCACTAGCCAGCTTTATTAGCCGGTACATGGCTGCCATCTTGCTAAAGGTGATTATAATGACCTTGACCAAGAAACCACATCTCAACGGCAACTGACCAAGAtgagtaatttttttcatttaattttttagacaTCATGGAGGGACTTTCGGAAAAAGAGATGACACTACCAGAAGCTATTTCGTATCAAGGGATAAAGAATTCGAATGAGAAACCGCAAACCCTAGGTGACTATCAAAAGGATTTTGTTTAAAAGTACGGTTTGAAGGGGAAAAATAAATAGAGGAAAGGCTACCACTGCTATGGAGGTGACGTGGTGGCGTTTCGGCTAGCAGATGGTGGCCCGTGAACAACACGAAGCTCCAACACCGGTGGGGTTGGCTGTCGTGAGGAGAGGCAAACCAGATTTGGTGGTCACCGAATGAAACTATGATGGTGGCCAACGACGGACAATAAGAGAATGGTAGGGAACAAAGGTTGATGGTGACAAACTTCAGTGAACAACTTCTCAAGTAACAAAATAATGTCAGACGATACTGGACATCGACAAACGATGCCGTTGTGGAAAACGACTAGAGTTAGGAGACTAGACAAAAATCAGAACGAAATCGACTTGTTCTAATACcaacttgagattgaaactataaaataattcttgaGAGTTTGAAAGAtccctctcactctcattctatatataaaaaaattgtgataaaaataaatgatga comes from the Vigna radiata var. radiata cultivar VC1973A chromosome 2, Vradiata_ver6, whole genome shotgun sequence genome and includes:
- the LOC106756097 gene encoding E3 SUMO-protein ligase SIZ1, giving the protein MDLVPSVKEKLNYFRIKELKDVLTQLHLSKQGKKQDLVDRILSVLSDEQVSKMWAKKNAGGKEQVAKLVDDTYRKMQISGATDLASKGQGASDSSSIKVKGEIDDSFQPDTKIRCLCGSRLETEDLVKCDDPRCQVWQHISCVIIPEKPTEGIPPVPDKFYCELCRLARADPFWVAVAHPLLPVKLTTTSNPTDGTNPVQSVERTFQLTRADKDLVSKPEFDVEVWCMLLNDKVPFRMQWPQYTDLQVNGVPVRATNRPGSQLLGANGRDDGPIITPYTKDGINKISLTGCDARIFCLGVRIVRRRSMQQILNLIPKESDGELFEDALARVCRCVGGGNTDGDADSDSDLEVVSDTFSVNLRCPMSGSRMKIAGRFKPCIHMGCFDLEVLVEINQRSRKWQCPICLKNYALENIIIDPYFNRITSMMVNCGEETTEVEVKPDGSWRVKTKGESERQELGSLAQWHLPDGSPCVSADGDFKRVDTLALKQVKQEGVFDTPTGLKLGIRKNRNGDWEVSKPQGTNTSSGNKLKAIFGNPEQVVIPMSSSATGSGRDGDDPSVNQGGGGHIDYSTANGVEMDSLCLNNVDLAYDYTGHGTSAQVAGAEVIVLSDSEEDNDLLVSPPIAYRNNPNNATDGYSVQPPVMVDSYAEEHNLGGNSCLGLFPNDDDFGMSSLWSMPSGRQAGPGFQLFGSDADVSDALVHLQHGPVNCSSSLNGYALAPDTALGSGGILQEPSAGRLDADLNGGLVDNPLAFGGDDPSLQIFLPTRPADSSMQNELRDQANVANGVCTEEDWISLSLGGGAGGNNGDASTQNGLNSRHQIPTREVGTNTLDDTASLLLGMNDVRTDRPGRQRSDSPFSFPRQRRRLYLSIDSDSE